The genomic stretch aacaataataacatGAGAGAAGGAAAATTACTTAAATCTATTTATGACGATAATGCCGCCGGCGAATGTACTGGAGGAGGTCGCAGCCGTCGTCGGGGCCGGTGCCGGAGGAGGGCGTGGCGGACTCGTCGACGGCCTTCATCCGCATCTCTACCACCTTCTTGTGGGAGTTGGAGTGGAGGGCTGGTACGAAGGTGGGACTGGCCGCCGGCCGGTACTCGGGGAAGAGCCGCCCGGTCTTGTAGCGGACGCCGCAGGCGTTGCAGAGCGTCTTTGGCCCTGTCGGCCCAGCGCGCCATTGCGGCGTCTTTTGTATCCCGCAGTGCGTGCACTTCCTCACGGCTGCCGGCGGCGCCGATCTCGTTTCCTCCTCTGTCCCGGCCGCCAGGCTCTTCGTTGTGaattttatcttcttcttctgcgGAGCAGGGGAGGACTCGGAGCTCTCGCTTGTGGAATGAGAGCGGGGAGGAGGGAGGTGGAAGGCGGTGGGCCGACGACGGCGCGGGTTGCTGCGCGCGCGGGCGGGGAACGACCTGCCGCCGGAGTGCGAAGCCGAGGTCGAAGAGTAAGACGAAGAAGAAGACGATTCCCCATTGCAATTGGCGGCCGGTGCGAGGACGGAGATCGGACTCGAGTCGCGGAAGAAAGCATCGATCTTGGCGGCGCCCGGGAGCTCAATGTCCGCCAGAAGGGAGTCGCACTCGTCGAGGAACGCCGGCGTCCAGTAATCCAATTCCTCATCAAACTACACAATCAAAACAAATATCGGTACCTCAAACCGAGCTTCGAATGTAAGATTCAAGAACCGCACCTGTTTTTGGTTACCGGATGACTCGAGTGTCTCGTCTCCGGCGGCGGCAGTGGAGGCGGACGCGGTCGGATGAGGAGGAGTCAAGGGAGGGAGAAGGAAGGCCCCTGTTTCATTACAGGGCTTCTTCACCATTACCAACGCATTCTCCTCCTCCTCGTTGAGGAAATCAAGCAAATCGTCGATCTGATCGAAGAGATCGCTCATCTCCTCCGGATTCGTCGCCCTGATGGCACACACTGCGCGAGATCGATCCGCCGATCTATGGATTTACTTGAGGATCTTAAACTTGGATGAAGCAGCAAAAGCTGAGCAGAGCAGAAACAGGGGAGGCAATTAATAGCTGCTCGCTGTGTCGGGGACGAAGGGGAGGAGGAAGGTCGCTAGATTCGGCGTGGTGACGTGGAGCTCTCCCATTTGTTGTACTGAAAATATTACATTTCACCTACACAATAATCCATTTTTAAAACTACCCCCTTAACTGTAAAAATGCACTCCGAGGCAAGTTATGACgaattttaaataattgaatGGTCAAAATGTAATAACACTAAGAGAGTTCTAAATTTGAAACTAAGAGgcggaaattttaaaaatgaaaaaaaaatcaatttaccCATAAATTATCTCTCCGTTAATTACGGCGCCAGTCAAGAGCCGGGCTCGGTGGAACTCGGACCGGTCATTAGCCGCAGctaaataaataattaagttGATAATAATCAATAAATTATCATTAGTCAGAGAGTAGTCGTAGGCAAGGATTTTATTATAAACCAAATTAAAGGAAATgggtgattattattattattattattattattattattattattgatccaATCTGAAAACGGGAAGATGATGAATTAGGGATGTGGTTGTTGTGTTGACTTGATGTAGATCATGTCCTACTCTTCAGAACAAGTAATGTCAGTGTCGAGTCAGGGAAAGGGTTTCTAGCGTTGGTCCTCCGACACTTAATTAAGTCAATTACCGGAGCTGTAAATGAATGTGGAGCAATAGTAGGACAAGCGCAAACAGTGAATAACGTGCGTACTTCTGTTGGTGTATGAATCCCTTTTATATAAAGCCCTAGTGGGCGACGTGCACACTCCTCGAGGCGTGGACACGTtcttgtcctatgaaaggacctgtcaggaaagtgtctctgacaccatatCTTAACATGGCGTGCATATCCCTAACAAGACAATGGAagtttccgtcgtacgatctgcTTGTTGATCATATCTTGTGTTAGCGACACTATATCTCCCAAAAGAATATTGAGAGATACGACGATGATTCCGCTACTCggccgagcgaggtagccgctcgaCTAGAGACTCCTCCGCTCGGTTGGCCTCAGCTATTCTTCTTTGCGACGATTGGGTATAGTAGACTGTCGCCTCCCGATCGGACAAGTGTCGCGGTCTCCTAGTATTCTACCGCTCCGTACTCAGCATTTGACGATCTTGTCATACTATTTCGAGCTAGACGGGTGGCCAACTCAGCCAAGCTTGTTATCGATCGGACATTATATGTCCGACCGACCCTTGTGGCTGACCTCCGCTTGGCCACTGTAGGCGAGTCCTTTGACATCTTAGTGTTaatcatcttgactttgatctcCCCTTTAGCAGTTAATTCATATCGGATGACCTTTTTTTATCACCatatcaattattattattattattattaataattgagATTTTGCTCTCAATTTTgtcgaaaattatttttattgttgttattatgGATTAATTAAATAATGTTTAGTGACGGAGAGCATGTCATGTGCACGGCACGGCACATGGAGGCATGCAGGATGAGGTTTGCCATGTGATGTGGGAGGATGGACAGGCCCCACTAGTTCTACTGCCTCACATGACACAGCCATGCTTATGCATCAACGTGCCTCATTAATtcctattatattattattattattattaattcctttaatttcctttttgctgTCTTCAATCATTTCTTCTAGATCCATCCACCAACCATTTTGTTGGCACATAAAACAAGAGAGAAATTTTGACCTACaatttttattacattttaaaaataaattatattttctgGAAAAATactaatataattaaaaattttatttttataattaccTTTCCAtatcaaaaaattataaaatatgttcttagacaaataaaataaaagcccCTAAGTTTTTATGACCTACAAAGGATCCAAGATCCAATCTGAATTTAAAAATACCTTAATTATATGTATTGAATTAAACAGTGTCTCCTATGAAAGCGTCGGTGACCGACATCACACCAAGGTGCTATTGTTCATGTTTATATTTGTATTTATAAAATAAGTTACTGCAAAGTATAGGAATGGAAATGTAAAATTGAAGTTATGTTTCCTCTAAAATGGATATTTCCATGCAATTAGAGTGAGGGAGGGAGCTCGATCGAGAATTTTTAAATAACGAGTGTGAATGTAAAATTTTCCAATAAGAAGGGCTCGATGGAGCCATTTGCCATGGCATGTGCTCACTGCTCGCTTTAATAAATGGAATGGACCATCACTAATCTCGCTataagaggaagaaaaaaaaatgattaattagaTTAGATAACGTTGAGTTTGGGACGATCAATTTGgttctatgaaaatttttcatcgaccatcagataaatcgggaagcgcacatgACGGCCAGACTAAAAGTCTAatatcctttgattacgccccctatttgaaggaaaaatttctacaaatacgttATAATTAGAATTCGAACCGTGAATATTTAGTCAACCTAGATCTCTTACCATGACACCATAACCCCAATGACACTATAAGAGAAAGAACAGGGACCTTGTACTCTTTTGTCTTTTGTTGCATCTATCTACACGATgacaatttattatatttttgaatatataaaatataattatgaTAATCTTGACGATATTTTATACTATCGGCAAGTGGAGATCACAAGTTACGAGTATGTGATATTGAATAACAAAAATGACCCAAGCAGATGGTGCAagtgtaaaatttattttttttaaaaaaagtggaGGATGGATGGCAAAGAGAACTTTACAATTGAGTAAATTATAATTACTCGTAGATACTAAAAGTCGTCCAAATATCTAAATTAACCCAACGCGATAAATAGGCTCACGAACCGGGCTCATTTAAGTTGAGAATggacaatttttaaaatattaaaggcATTTCttaaaaatatgtaaaaattagGAGTGAAATGAAACTTTccctttattttaattttttgtttctttcttcctttttcattttactttattattatttattattttcttgtCGGTCGCCGGCGGCTCTCGGGTTCTCACCCGCGTGCTCGGAATCGATCGGCCGAGTAGGGTTTTCCTCTTACGATTTCCGCCTCCACCGCCGGAGTCGGGTCCATTTCACCGAGATTGAGAGCTGAACTGCGTCGCCGAGGCTTCGAATCGCGCGTTTTCCAGAAGGAGGTGGCGGCGGCGAGTGACGCTGATGATTTTTGGATCTCGCTCAGATGACGATGATCTGGAACTTGGCTTGAGCGAGATGTTCTTGAGCCGGCCGGCGGTGGGGGACTCGGTCTGCGCCTGCTTCAGTTCGCGTTTGGAGTCGCTCCGCTTGGCGTCATGGTCTCCACCAACGATTTCTCCTCCGTTATTGCCTTCTGGTAACTAGCCCTTCCATTGATTTCTGTCAAGCTTGTTAAATTGTTAGTGAAATTAGTCGCCCTCATCCCTGCTTAATATGGCACACCAATCATATTTAGCTCCCCTTCACAATTGCATCGGCCATTGGTTATTTTGCTGAATGGAGTATATGATTGTCTGAAAAAGAATCTTGAAATGGAGTTCTAGTTCTTGATCCGAATAGTGATTACTGGAATAAACAGGAAAGTACTCAATCTCAAACTCAGGGAGCAGAGTAGTCTGGTTGAGAGTGTAATTCTacctagggatgtaaatgaatcaaacagTTCACGAGCTATTTGGATCTTGATTCGGTAAAaaactcgttcgagttcgttcgtttagcttatcaagccgagctcgagtttGATTTTGAGCTCGACAGTTttttcgagccgagctcgagcctaaggATATTCAGCTCGTGAGctcacgaacatgttcgtttataggttcGCGAgctcgggctcgagctcggctcatttaaagggctcgagctcgactcgtctaaagggctcgagaacatgttcgtttataggctcgtgacttgagctcgagctcggctcgtttaaaggACTTGAGAACATGTTTGTTTATAAGCTCGTGAACTcgggctcgagcttggctcgattaAAGGGCTCGCGAATATGTTCAATGGTGTGTTGAGTTTGGAAGTTTAATGTAGTAGTTTGGGATGCTCAATGATGTGTTGAGTTTATATTACTTTAATTGTTAGGTCTATTGAATATTTGTTCAAATGAGTTTTCGAGCTCGCTTAACAAGCGTgcaaaacgagccttaaaacaaGCCCAAAAACGAGCCCAAAAATGAACTCGAgttcgcttaacgagttaggctcgttaactatgataatcgagtTAATAACGAGCCGTGCTCGAACTGTTCACGAGCTTAGTAATTTCaaaatgagccgagctcgagccttgtaataaaagtttgattcaagctcgagccgagctcgagcccaaatataacttaaatgagccgagctcgaaTACTGTTTGGTTTGCTTACATCCCTAATTCTACCTTACAAGAGAACAGATCATACATacaaggtgatttattttatttttgccccTAATCATTTGCCTTAAGTGTGTGGTTTCTGATGATGTTGTAGATGAGGATAAGACGAACTGTGCTTTCTGTTGTTATTGAATACGACAACCTTCTCAATGAGCAGGGAAAACCTTTTCCATTGACCCATGGTCATTGTACACACATGAACACTAACCTTTCTACTTCATTCATAATACAAGAATTTATTTCCTAACAAGTAAATTATGTTGATCAATTATTTGGTTTTCAGAAAAAGAACAGGAAAAAATAATTCCCTAATCATGTGGTCGCAGAGTACCAAATCTACTCTTCGGTCGGTGGATCAACCCAGCGGCCGTGGTCCTTTATGAGCTGGATTAGAGCATCAGTTGCTCCCTCCATTGCGATGCCTCTCTTCAGCACAGTCTGGtacaaaaataagaagaaagaaacatgATATGAGTTTTAATCAGTCATTCCTAAACAGCATCAACAATGGCCAAGGAAAGTGAATTGAAAGGTAACAGCAAGCTTTGCATGTTGCTTCCTCTTTTTCCTTAAATTTGTTTGAACTAGTTTAGTTGGATAGCTGTAATTTCACAAAGCAAAGCAGTTTGGATGCGATGATATTGTGGAGAAGACAGGCATTACCTTCCCAACATAAAGATCGATCTTCCCTGGAGCACCACCAACATAACCAAAATCTGCATCAGCCATCTCTCCTGGTCCATTCACAATGCAACCCATGATCGCAATCTGCAAAGAAGTTGATGGAGTGTCAGTTCTGAAAATGTCTAACAGGAATGCTTGAACAAACAATGCCAGCAGTGGGAATGGAGTTTACCGAAACACCAGGAAGATGTGAAGTCTTTGTCCTGATCTCGGCGCTTATATCTTGAAGATCAAAGAGTGTCCGTCCACAAGATGGGCAAGAGACGTACTCCTGAAATATATTGCAGGAATAGATGAGAAATTACGAAATATGAAAATAACTTTTTGCATTGCAATTCAAAGTACTAGAAGGTTTGTGTGAATTGCTTACAGTCTTTGTGTTGCGCATTCTGCAGCCTTGAAGCAAGTTAAAGGATGTATTCCTTAGGAACTCGAACTCCTGCTCAGGAGCCTCAAGTAGGATACCATCTCCAAGCCCATCAACTAAAAGAGAACCAGCATTGCTCCCAGCCGTGATCACCAGATCGTCTCTGTCAATTGCAGGACAACAATGTGAATGAACAGATAGTTTCCACTTACAACCTTCGATAGGTTTTTATCAAGATTGCAATCTCACCCGTGGATCCCTTTAGGAAATTGGATATGGTGGATAACAGGGAAGTTAAGTGAACTTTCTTCTAGATACTCAAACAACCTGATAGCAGTAAAGAAATTTGGATTCATGTCAAAGGATGTACTATTCGTCTTGATAATTTATAGTCGCTAGCATCACTTACCTCCTTGCTGCATGAACTCGGCTGAGCTTCTCTTCGCTCAATGGAACATCATGTAGTAACATTGTGATATTATCAACATTCTTGATGATATCTAGCTCCTCATATGGTTCATCCCCGCGAATAGTTACAGCTAACCGAGTATCTAGAAAACGAGCACATCTTTGAATTAGAACAGCATTGTGACAAAGAAGCATGGAATTGAATGATAAGATATGTCACCTCTTGGCAAAAGCTTGTGAGCACCAGTTGAAAGTTCGTCAAGGTTTACAAGGACAATTGCATTAGGAAGTGGTTTCTCCAGCTGCTCGGATAACGGAACTATGACACCCATGCTTATATCGATCAACCTTTTGAGAGCCAACCTCTAATCAAAGGTAACAAACATGAGTCAGTCCCACAAGATCTTAATCATTTATCATATTCACATTTCAAGAAAGCAAATTTTTAGCAATTGAGTGTTGAAAAATATGCAACTTAAATCTTCAAGTTCTAATGTCTAACAATTTTTTGGAAGACAACTTACAGCTTCAGCATCATCTAGAGGAGGAAGTTCTCTCAAAAGAATAGAGTCCACAGTTGCCAGGTCctgaaaatctcgaaaggttaaGGTGATTCTTTGGACTAGTTTCAAGCATAGCATTTGCAATTCAGAATCACAAACCTTGAAAGGCATTCCAACCACAAGCTTTGCAGCAAGAGACTTGTAAAGAAGCTCCGGAGTCTGACAAAAGAAATTAGCAACGTGTGACGAACGGCCAAATAGATGCAAATATAACAAATGGGGTTGTGAGATGTTCATGATATTAAGAGAGGACAAAGATAAACCAAACTAAGCATTGTATCTGCATGATGCTAATGTGTGGTGTGAATGTGGAGTGATGAGTATTCAGCTCATGGTTCAAACTTCAAAGGATCAGGAAAAGTGGAGACTAATTCAATTCATCAAGTTGTGTTTTTCGAAACCACAAGAAATCACTCAGAATTGTCGGGGCCAAGCGTCGACTGAATTTGACGATGCCGGCATTGCAATTCATTTTCTTAATATTACCAAGTGCAACACTACTGTATAAGGTATCTGATTGGCTATCTACCTTGAGCAGGTCCAAGGACACTGGCATAAGAACAGAACCATCACGATGAAGAACTCCACGGTAATCCACTTCTTCACCCTATCAAAAGAAGTGGCAAATTTCAGAAACTTTTCTATGGATGTTGATGCAATGAACCAAAGACATAATACTAATAAAAGATTGCTAACCTCTATCTGCACTGGAAGTTGACCTGTTCTTCGCTGGAAGTCAAAATACCTTCTATGTTTCTCCTCAAAAGGTGCCTAAACATTTTTGGGAGTCACAAGGTTAGTTTTGAGCACAAAAACCATTAGACAATTGCGCTTAGTTGGAATGACACATACAGTTCCTTTCTGAAGATTTGAAGCTTGCATTCCAAGGTTAGCCAACCGCTTACAAGGATCAATCTCTTTCTCCGGTGGTTCTGTCAAAGACACCCTGATTGTATCGCCCAAACCATCCTGTTGAACAATGCAACCAATGTTAGAGCATATTAGCTTCACAAAATACGTGTACATTCTGGAAAATAAAGGACTTTGAAAATTACAGACCTGAAGAAGTGTGCCAATACCGATTGCGGATTTCATCCTTCCATCTTCTCCCTCTCCAGCTTCAGTAACTCCTAAGTGGAGAGGATAGTCCCAACCTTGAGCATACATCTCAGCAACAAGCAACCGATAGGCTTGAACCATGATAACTGGGTTACTCGCTTTCATTGAGAAGACAAAATTGTGGAAGTCTAGCTTCCGGCATATCCTTGCAAATTCAAAGGCCGATTCAACCTATTGCAGAAATAGAAAGTTTTTCAGCATAGATTTGTTTGAAGAACCATTTTCGATGTGTAGCTTATGAACAAGAATACTGACCATTCCTCTTGGAGAATCTCCATAGTAGCTCATGATACGATCAGAAAGACTTCCATGGTTTGTCCCAATTCGGATTGCTCGTCCATATTGCTTGCATTTCTCAACCAATGGAGTGAAGACCTGACCAGATAGATGAACATTTGATGAACTTCACAGGATAGTAGGATTCAGTAATCTCAGAAGGATTTCACGAGAAATTCATAAGTTTCAACTATAAGTGGCAATTATCTGAACCTTTTCGATGTGCTCAAGCTCTTTTTGATATTCATCATCAGTATACTCTAACTGCTCAAACTGTGCTCGCCTATCAGCTGTAAAGAAAGTGTTTCAGTATCAATTCAAAGTTAACAGTAACTTTCTTCTTCAAAGTAAAAACAGTACAATAACTGACCAAAATTTCCAGGATTGACTCGAATCTTGTCGAAACATTCAGCTACCCTCATCGCAATTGCAGGTGCGAAATGAATGTCCGCCACAAGAGGAATATTATAACTGGGTTCAACGGAAATGAGAATGAATATGCTAATACGAGAAGGTTTTCTGAAGTTTCTACATTTGCCACGTGAAGCAGCAAAGTTAAAAATACGAGACCTACTTGTTTTGGACGAGTTTGTTCTTAATTTCAAAACAAGAATCCGATTCTTTCCTCCCTTGAACTGTTATTCGAACTAAATCAGCTCCTCTATCTGCAATTCTCATTACCTGGCAAGAGAACATACTTAGTTTCAGAAATACTGTACAAAGAATAGCATCTAGTCAAAagactaagggtgcgtttggtttacattgttttcatttttattttctgaaaaatgcacgttttttagaaaacagaaaacgactttttatcattctctgtttttctagaaaacgatagtcaattttttagaaaacgcgcgtgAAAAACGTAAACCAAACaccgtttttcagaaaacgcgtgttttccagaaaatgaaaatgaaaaatgcgcgtaccaaacgcccccttaatctCTCAATTTTGCAGCTTTGGGTCTCAGCAAAACATGTCCGAGTCATAAATGGTTCGACCCGTTTATAAACAGGTCATATATGTTGGAAATATTGATCGGTTTGGATTAAACAGTTCGTAGGTCAATGAAGCACGATGATTTTTTATCACTAGAGATGTGTATCGCATTGACACTATTTCGCATTGCATGGGAAGGTGCTAATTTCAGCTAAAACGAAAATGCACAAACTCCCTAGAACATCAGTGAAACAAGCTAAAGGATAAAAGAATCTAAAACCTATCGTTATTCCTTCGATTGTCAGTTTGAACTATCTACAGATAAACTTATCCTTAGAAAAGTTATGATCAGTAAACTGTAAGCAAACCTCCTCGACGGTCTTGTCAACATCTTTGGTATCGGAAGTGGTCATCGTCTGAACTCGAATGGGATGCTCGCTGCCAAGGGCCACATTCCCTACCATCACGGTCCGAGTCTTTCTCCTGACAGTCTTGTGTATGGATTCACAATACTTCCGCCTGGGAACTAGAtagataaaaaagaaaagaaaaaacaagttCAAACTTTTTTCCGACTAAGCATTTTAACCGACATGTTTACATATCAGAGATGGATAATAGGTAATATTAGTTATGGTAGCTAACAATCATCGAGCACTTTGCAATTCAATTCATAGATAGAATAGAAGCAGGGATCATATTTGCACCTAGGAGAGGACTTCCTTCTGAGGCAGGTTCCAGCTCCACAATGTCAGAGCCAgattttgaagaattttttatCACAGAAACGATTCGTCTCCGAGTCTTCATTCTTTGTTGCTCAGGAGCAAAGCCAATCCTTGTGAAGTCTACACTCTTCGCAAGGACAAGGCTGCGAGTCACACCGGTCATCGATGAAGGAACTGTTCCAGTGGCCATGATCTTTTTTCCCACTTCAAACCTGTGAGGAGAATTCTATTAGTTATGTCGATAGAATTCGATAACTCCTTTTTCTTTGTGCTGTAACTATGATCAAACTACCAATTCTTCCCTGATCAACAACAAATCAAGAGATAGATAGAGCAAGAGAAGACGAAATCCTTTTTCATTCCTTTCATGGGACTATAATCGAATTCATGAGCAATGAGCTAACAAAAATCTAAGCAAAGATTGAGCAATCTCTATAAATGCAAATGCTTTAGCAATCCAAAGAGCaaaacaagtgaagaagaagaagaagaagacgacgaagaagaagagaaggaaacgcACCTCACCAATTCCAAGGAAGAAGGAAGCTTTTGGTGCGCTTGAGTTGCAGTTGGGTCGATTGTGTCGATCGCCGCATGTTTATCACACAGACGCCGTAGGGATTCTGGCGTGAGGCGCATTGGCGTTGACCGGAGAAAAATCATGCAGGGTCAACCCGTCAGTCAACGCCGCCCTCGCAGCAGCAGCCTGGTTACGGGACCTGCGCCCCGTGACTCACGTTCGATTGATCCAGCACGCGAAGTTTGACCCGCAGCAGCAGTTGGATCCTCTGATCTGATGAAGCGAAGTGGCGTAGCTCTTCCGGCAACCGAAATAAAGAAATTGAATCGTGACGTCGGCAGAGAGC from Zingiber officinale cultivar Zhangliang chromosome 5B, Zo_v1.1, whole genome shotgun sequence encodes the following:
- the LOC121987923 gene encoding GATA transcription factor 7-like; translation: MSDLFDQIDDLLDFLNEEEENALVMVKKPCNETGAFLLPPLTPPHPTASASTAAAGDETLESSGNQKQFDEELDYWTPAFLDECDSLLADIELPGAAKIDAFFRDSSPISVLAPAANCNGESSSSSSYSSTSASHSGGRSFPARARSNPRRRRPTAFHLPPPRSHSTSESSESSPAPQKKKIKFTTKSLAAGTEEETRSAPPAAVRKCTHCGIQKTPQWRAGPTGPKTLCNACGVRYKTGRLFPEYRPAASPTFVPALHSNSHKKVVEMRMKAVDESATPSSGTGPDDGCDLLQYIRRRHYRHK
- the LOC121986275 gene encoding 4-hydroxy-3-methylbut-2-en-1-yl diphosphate synthase (ferredoxin), chloroplastic-like translates to MIFLRSTPMRLTPESLRRLCDKHAAIDTIDPTATQAHQKLPSSLELVRFEVGKKIMATGTVPSSMTGVTRSLVLAKSVDFTRIGFAPEQQRMKTRRRIVSVIKNSSKSGSDIVELEPASEGSPLLVPRRKYCESIHKTVRRKTRTVMVGNVALGSEHPIRVQTMTTSDTKDVDKTVEEVMRIADRGADLVRITVQGRKESDSCFEIKNKLVQNNYNIPLVADIHFAPAIAMRVAECFDKIRVNPGNFADRRAQFEQLEYTDDEYQKELEHIEKVFTPLVEKCKQYGRAIRIGTNHGSLSDRIMSYYGDSPRGMVESAFEFARICRKLDFHNFVFSMKASNPVIMVQAYRLLVAEMYAQGWDYPLHLGVTEAGEGEDGRMKSAIGIGTLLQDGLGDTIRVSLTEPPEKEIDPCKRLANLGMQASNLQKGTAPFEEKHRRYFDFQRRTGQLPVQIEGEEVDYRGVLHRDGSVLMPVSLDLLKTPELLYKSLAAKLVVGMPFKDLATVDSILLRELPPLDDAEARLALKRLIDISMGVIVPLSEQLEKPLPNAIVLVNLDELSTGAHKLLPRDTRLAVTIRGDEPYEELDIIKNVDNITMLLHDVPLSEEKLSRVHAARRLFEYLEESSLNFPVIHHIQFPKGIHGDDLVITAGSNAGSLLVDGLGDGILLEAPEQEFEFLRNTSFNLLQGCRMRNTKTEYVSCPSCGRTLFDLQDISAEIRTKTSHLPGVSIAIMGCIVNGPGEMADADFGYVGGAPGKIDLYVGKTVLKRGIAMEGATDALIQLIKDHGRWVDPPTEE